Proteins found in one Helicobacter colisuis genomic segment:
- a CDS encoding DMT family transporter: MYQNKQAIIAMLIAALLFTFMGMFVKVLTPNLPAIEVAFARNFFGLVWVLIALALKPPKTPQGGRPFILIFRGFAGGSAMIAYFYNMSVMPLGIAFAFSYTSPIFLALFSVFFIRQKVSFKVWIAIFLGFSGILLISNPQNLHLSFWGLSIGIYSGVAAALAYLSVAELAKNYDPRIIIGSLGFFGSLLPLLTQLVPYENYPISLFMPFVMPTFYEWILVLGLGVVSTYAQIYLTKAYMLGNPPIIGAISYVTIFMATLAGIILGDQIPNALVISGMALIACGGILAALSNKRKKSNS; this comes from the coding sequence ATGTATCAAAACAAACAAGCTATTATAGCTATGCTTATTGCTGCCTTGCTTTTTACTTTTATGGGAATGTTTGTTAAAGTCTTAACGCCAAATCTACCTGCCATTGAAGTTGCTTTTGCTAGAAATTTCTTTGGGCTTGTTTGGGTTCTCATTGCTCTAGCACTCAAACCCCCAAAAACGCCACAAGGTGGCAGACCATTTATTTTGATTTTTCGTGGTTTTGCTGGTGGAAGTGCGATGATAGCATATTTTTATAATATGTCTGTGATGCCCCTTGGAATCGCCTTTGCCTTTTCTTACACCTCGCCTATCTTTTTGGCTCTTTTTAGTGTATTTTTTATCCGCCAAAAAGTCTCTTTTAAAGTCTGGATTGCTATTTTTCTTGGCTTTAGTGGAATCTTACTCATCTCCAATCCTCAAAATCTCCATTTAAGCTTTTGGGGATTAAGCATAGGAATCTATAGTGGGGTAGCCGCTGCTTTAGCCTATCTCTCAGTGGCAGAGTTAGCCAAAAATTATGATCCTAGAATCATTATTGGTTCATTAGGATTTTTTGGCTCACTTCTTCCCCTTTTAACACAGCTTGTTCCTTATGAAAACTACCCTATCTCTTTATTTATGCCTTTTGTTATGCCTACTTTTTATGAATGGATTTTAGTCCTTGGACTTGGAGTTGTCTCAACTTATGCGCAAATCTACCTTACAAAAGCCTATATGCTAGGAAATCCACCCATTATTGGAGCAATTAGCTATGTTACGATTTTTATGGCGACTTTAGCGGGGATCATTTTGGGCGATCAGATTCCTAATGCCCTTGTTATTTCAGGAATGGCATTAATTGCTTGTGGTGGAATCTTGGCTGCTTTAAGCAATAAAAGAAAGAAATCTAATTCATAA
- the der gene encoding ribosome biogenesis GTPase Der has protein sequence MDKIYGTIAIMGRPNAGKSSLFNRFCKSRIAITSEIAGTTRDVKKANVTLKDTPFLLLDTGGLDESDSLFVQVTKHSHSAGESADLILYVVDGKMPPNPLDKKIFYALQKKNSNIFLVVNKIDNDKEQSNAWEFSEFGACHTFFVSVSHNRGIGKLEDSIVRLLKKDSLTQLFNVDEEETLEEFLEASVAQETEEVINIGIIGRVNVGKSSLLNALLGQERSVVSSKAGTTIDPVDEMGEIEGRKVNFVDTAGIRRRGKIEGLEKFALNRTREILKRSDIAVLVLDASSPFVELDEKIAGLIDEFKLGVIVVLNKWDIAHKDYKGIMEDFRLRFKFLDYAPILTISAKNGRHIQKLEQEILKVYEHFSYRIPTAKLNEIIKEATMRHPIPSDRGKIVKVYYVTQFETKPPQIALIMNRPNSLHFSYKRYLVNFLQERFDFSGIRIIFIARGKNAFEETKQKNFEE, from the coding sequence ATGGATAAAATTTATGGAACTATTGCGATTATGGGGCGACCTAATGCGGGGAAAAGCTCACTTTTTAATCGTTTTTGTAAATCAAGAATTGCTATTACCTCTGAGATTGCTGGGACAACAAGAGATGTAAAAAAGGCTAATGTTACTTTAAAGGACACTCCCTTTTTGCTACTAGATACAGGTGGGCTTGATGAGAGTGATTCTTTGTTTGTGCAGGTTACAAAACATTCGCATAGCGCTGGAGAGAGTGCGGATTTGATTTTGTATGTTGTTGATGGCAAAATGCCCCCAAATCCTTTGGATAAAAAAATCTTTTATGCCTTGCAAAAGAAAAATTCCAATATTTTTTTGGTGGTCAATAAAATCGACAATGACAAGGAGCAAAGTAACGCTTGGGAATTTAGTGAATTTGGTGCTTGTCATACATTTTTTGTGTCAGTATCCCACAATCGTGGAATTGGAAAATTAGAAGATAGTATTGTTAGGTTGCTAAAAAAAGATTCGCTCACACAGCTTTTTAATGTAGATGAAGAAGAAACATTGGAAGAGTTTTTGGAAGCTTCTGTGGCACAGGAAACAGAAGAAGTTATTAATATAGGGATTATAGGCAGAGTAAATGTGGGCAAAAGCTCACTTTTGAATGCACTTTTAGGGCAAGAGCGATCGGTGGTTTCTAGTAAGGCAGGGACAACGATTGATCCTGTTGATGAAATGGGTGAGATTGAAGGCAGAAAAGTAAATTTTGTGGATACAGCGGGTATTAGACGCCGAGGAAAAATTGAAGGATTGGAGAAATTTGCGCTTAATCGCACTAGAGAAATTTTAAAAAGATCAGATATTGCAGTTTTAGTTTTAGATGCTTCAAGTCCTTTTGTGGAGTTAGATGAAAAAATTGCTGGTTTGATTGATGAATTTAAGCTTGGCGTTATTGTGGTATTAAATAAATGGGACATTGCTCACAAAGACTACAAGGGGATTATGGAAGATTTTAGATTGCGCTTTAAGTTTTTGGATTATGCGCCTATTTTAACCATTTCAGCAAAAAATGGACGCCATATTCAAAAATTAGAGCAAGAGATTTTGAAGGTTTATGAGCATTTTTCTTATCGTATCCCGACGGCTAAGCTTAATGAAATAATTAAGGAAGCCACGATGCGACATCCTATTCCAAGTGATAGGGGTAAGATTGTCAAGGTTTATTATGTGACACAATTTGAGACAAAGCCACCTCAAATTGCCTTGATTATGAATCGCCCTAATAGTTTGCATTTTAGCTACAAGCGTTATTTGGTTAATTTTTTGCAAGAAAGGTTTGATTTTAGCGGAATACGCATTATTTTTATTGCGAGAGGAAAAAATGCTTTTGAGGAAACAAAACAAAAGAATTTTGAGGAATAA
- a CDS encoding Rha family transcriptional regulator, with protein sequence MSKLIVINNQQVQFNFKDNQIFCTSLDVAKVFGKQHKNVLRDIENILNDLREIGTSNDLLNFELSFKVHKIQGFKGRERKCPYYNLTRDGFSLLAMGFTGKKALQFKIAFINAFNEMEKLLQKEIKSLNKYLTDLMELIYPNLPQSDYKVSVVITDNPYSKEAKNVFSLNYLVDNRTPKDPKKLQ encoded by the coding sequence ATGAGTAAGCTCATAGTTATTAATAATCAACAAGTGCAATTTAACTTCAAAGATAATCAAATATTTTGCACTAGCCTAGATGTAGCTAAGGTTTTTGGGAAACAACATAAAAATGTTTTAAGAGATATCGAAAACATTTTAAATGATTTGCGAGAAATAGGGACTTCTAATGATCTACTCAATTTTGAGCTTTCATTCAAAGTCCATAAAATACAAGGCTTTAAAGGTAGAGAAAGAAAATGCCCATATTATAATCTAACTCGCGATGGTTTCTCTCTTTTAGCAATGGGCTTTACAGGCAAAAAAGCTTTACAATTCAAAATCGCTTTCATCAATGCTTTTAATGAAATGGAAAAACTTTTACAAAAAGAAATTAAAAGCCTCAATAAATACTTAACAGATTTAATGGAACTCATTTATCCAAATTTACCACAAAGTGATTACAAAGTTAGTGTGGTTATCACAGATAACCCTTATTCCAAAGAAGCTAAAAATGTATTTTCTTTAAATTATCTTGTCGATAATCGCACACCAAAAGATCCAAAGAAGTTGCAATGA
- the lspA gene encoding signal peptidase II, which translates to MTKKSLVSFSLALFFVLLIDQAIKWWFVQNNFEYQGNIISLVLAYNQGVAFSLFDFLKEWLKYLQILLLIGIFAYLWKHKEIFQAHSLPIGIIFGGGISNILDRFLHIGVVDYIYWHYKFEFAIFNFADMMINLGVFLIILQTFFKKK; encoded by the coding sequence ATGACAAAAAAATCCTTAGTTAGTTTTTCTCTAGCCTTATTTTTTGTTTTATTAATTGATCAAGCCATCAAGTGGTGGTTTGTGCAGAATAACTTTGAATATCAAGGAAATATTATTTCTTTGGTGCTTGCTTATAATCAAGGGGTTGCATTTTCTCTCTTTGATTTCTTAAAAGAATGGTTAAAATATCTTCAAATTCTTTTGCTTATTGGAATCTTTGCTTATCTTTGGAAACATAAAGAAATTTTTCAAGCCCATTCTTTACCTATTGGCATTATCTTTGGTGGTGGCATTTCAAATATTCTTGATCGATTCTTGCATATTGGCGTTGTAGATTATATTTATTGGCATTATAAATTTGAATTTGCAATTTTCAATTTTGCAGATATGATGATTAATCTTGGAGTATTTCTCATCATTCTTCAAACCTTTTTTAAGAAAAAATAA
- the glmM gene encoding phosphoglucosamine mutase, whose amino-acid sequence MKLFGTDGVRGEAGVKLNAFCALKLGIAAGIYYQEHSKTNRILVGKDTRRSGYMLENALVSGLTAVGYEVIQIGPMPTPAIAYLTEDMRCDGGIMVSASHNPFMDNGIKFFGKSGYKIDEKDEENIEKIYYDESLLESAQKSGKEIGSSKRIDDVVGRYIVHIKNSFPKDLSLHGIRVVLDCANGAAYKVAPTIFSELGAEVFVINDSPNGFNINENCGATQPLMLQEEVRKVRADIGFALDGDADRLVVVDEKGEVVHGDKLIGVLALAAKQNNTLKNNTVVATIMSNYALEEFLSEHGIKTIRSNVGDKYVLESMLANGLNFGGEQSGHIIFSDFAKTGDGLVSALQTMAYILQSKKTASKALDCFKLYPQILRNINVQSKPNLDTLENYQTLLKEIESKKIRHLIRYSGTENKLRILLEGKDTKMLEKVLRECETFFKGKLY is encoded by the coding sequence ATGAAACTTTTTGGAACTGATGGAGTAAGAGGGGAAGCAGGAGTAAAGCTCAATGCATTTTGTGCCTTAAAATTAGGGATTGCAGCAGGAATCTACTACCAAGAACATTCTAAAACTAACCGAATTTTGGTAGGCAAAGACACAAGGCGTAGTGGCTATATGCTAGAAAATGCGCTTGTAAGCGGACTAACTGCGGTGGGCTATGAAGTGATTCAAATTGGACCTATGCCAACTCCTGCCATTGCCTATCTTACAGAAGATATGCGATGTGATGGTGGAATTATGGTTAGCGCTAGTCACAATCCCTTTATGGACAATGGAATCAAATTTTTTGGCAAAAGTGGTTATAAAATTGATGAAAAAGATGAAGAAAACATTGAAAAAATCTATTATGATGAATCATTGCTAGAATCTGCACAAAAAAGTGGCAAAGAAATTGGTTCCAGTAAGCGAATTGATGATGTTGTAGGGCGCTATATTGTGCATATTAAAAACTCTTTTCCAAAAGATTTAAGCTTACATGGAATCCGCGTAGTGCTTGATTGTGCTAATGGAGCGGCTTACAAGGTTGCTCCTACGATTTTTAGCGAACTTGGAGCAGAAGTTTTTGTGATTAATGATTCTCCAAATGGCTTTAATATTAATGAAAATTGTGGTGCTACACAACCTTTAATGCTTCAAGAAGAAGTGCGCAAAGTAAGAGCTGATATTGGCTTTGCTCTTGATGGAGATGCTGATAGATTAGTAGTTGTTGATGAAAAGGGTGAAGTGGTGCATGGAGATAAACTCATTGGGGTTTTAGCACTTGCTGCCAAACAAAACAACACGCTAAAAAACAATACCGTAGTGGCAACTATTATGAGCAATTATGCCCTAGAAGAATTTCTAAGCGAACACGGAATTAAAACTATCCGTTCTAATGTTGGTGATAAATATGTATTAGAGAGTATGTTAGCTAATGGTCTTAATTTTGGTGGGGAGCAAAGTGGGCATATTATTTTTAGTGATTTTGCCAAAACAGGTGATGGATTAGTAAGTGCTTTGCAGACAATGGCTTATATTTTGCAATCCAAAAAAACAGCCTCAAAAGCGCTTGATTGCTTCAAGCTCTATCCACAAATCCTAAGAAATATCAATGTCCAAAGTAAACCCAACTTAGATACATTAGAAAACTACCAAACGCTTCTTAAGGAAATTGAAAGCAAAAAGATTCGCCATTTAATTCGCTACAGCGGAACAGAAAACAAACTACGCATCTTGCTTGAAGGCAAGGACACAAAAATGCTTGAAAAAGTTTTGCGCGAGTGCGAAACATTCTTTAAAGGAAAGCTTTATTGA
- the rpsT gene encoding 30S ribosomal protein S20: MANHKSAEKRIRQTKKRTERNRYYKTRIKNMTRSLKEAIEAKDLSKSQEVMKQINQAFHSYVSKGILTKNTAARKVSRLNSSVKKLALANA, encoded by the coding sequence ATGGCAAATCATAAATCAGCAGAAAAACGTATCAGACAAACAAAAAAGCGCACAGAGAGAAATCGTTACTATAAAACAAGAATCAAAAATATGACAAGAAGCTTAAAAGAGGCGATTGAGGCAAAAGATCTTAGCAAATCTCAAGAAGTTATGAAGCAGATTAATCAAGCATTTCACAGCTATGTAAGCAAGGGAATCTTGACAAAAAATACTGCTGCAAGAAAAGTTAGTCGTTTAAATTCTTCTGTTAAAAAACTTGCTTTAGCTAACGCTTAA
- the prfA gene encoding peptide chain release factor 1, translating into MLASKLKPFIDRYDEISNLLIQPEILSDIKRMTELSKEQSDLEKLVQKSKQYLKNLESIEENKGLLDDKELGDLAKEEIKEAELENENLESEIKILLLPKDPNDEKNIYLELRAGTGGDEAGIFVGDLFKAYVRYAESKGWKVEIISSSENNVGGYKEVIALIKGKGAYSRLKFEGGTHRVQRVPETESQGRIHTSAITVAIMPEVDDVEVVINPNDLRIEVFRAGGHGGQCVNTTDSAVRITHIPTGISVSMQDEKSQHKNKDKALKILKARIYEAELEAQMEQNAEARKSQVGSGDRSERIRTYNYPQNRLSDHRISLTLYSLEEIMLNGDLDQVIEPIIAYFQAEALQNSGIA; encoded by the coding sequence ATGTTAGCTTCAAAATTAAAACCTTTCATTGATCGCTATGATGAGATTAGCAATTTGCTTATACAGCCGGAGATTCTAAGTGATATAAAAAGAATGACTGAACTAAGCAAAGAGCAGAGTGATTTAGAAAAGCTTGTCCAAAAATCTAAACAATATTTGAAAAATCTTGAAAGCATAGAAGAAAATAAAGGGCTTTTAGATGATAAGGAATTAGGGGATTTAGCCAAAGAAGAGATTAAAGAAGCGGAATTAGAAAATGAGAATCTAGAATCAGAAATTAAGATTCTATTGCTACCCAAAGACCCTAACGATGAAAAAAATATTTATTTGGAATTGCGCGCAGGAACGGGAGGAGATGAGGCAGGAATCTTTGTTGGAGATTTGTTTAAAGCTTATGTTCGCTATGCTGAATCAAAGGGCTGGAAAGTTGAGATTATTAGTTCTAGCGAAAATAATGTGGGCGGATATAAAGAAGTCATTGCTCTTATTAAGGGTAAGGGCGCATATTCTCGTTTGAAGTTTGAAGGTGGGACACATCGGGTGCAACGAGTGCCAGAGACAGAATCGCAAGGTAGAATCCACACTTCAGCAATCACCGTGGCTATTATGCCAGAAGTTGATGATGTGGAAGTGGTGATTAATCCTAATGATTTAAGGATTGAAGTTTTTCGTGCGGGCGGACATGGTGGGCAGTGTGTTAATACCACTGATTCTGCTGTGCGTATCACGCATATCCCAACAGGCATTAGTGTTTCAATGCAAGATGAAAAATCCCAACATAAAAACAAAGATAAAGCTTTAAAGATTCTAAAGGCTAGAATCTATGAAGCTGAGCTTGAAGCTCAAATGGAGCAAAATGCAGAAGCAAGAAAATCCCAAGTGGGAAGTGGAGATAGAAGCGAGAGAATCCGCACTTATAACTATCCGCAAAATCGCCTAAGTGATCATAGAATTAGCTTAACCTTGTATAGTTTAGAGGAGATTATGCTAAATGGTGATTTAGATCAGGTGATTGAGCCTATTATTGCTTATTTCCAAGCAGAAGCATTGCAAAATAGTGGAATTGCTTAG
- a CDS encoding CoA-binding protein, giving the protein MLEQDLQIKQILQEAKTIAILGLSPDESKPSNKVAKYLLEQGYRVIPIYPKGGEILGITAYCTLQEAFSGEAKKGGIDILNIFRKSEAILGIAKEVLSLEAKPKCVWVQLGLFSPKSKEILENQGISYFENLCIKLEHQRLFA; this is encoded by the coding sequence ATGCTAGAACAAGATTTACAAATCAAACAAATTTTACAAGAAGCAAAGACTATTGCTATTTTGGGACTTTCACCAGATGAGAGTAAGCCTAGTAATAAGGTAGCAAAATACCTTTTAGAACAGGGTTATAGGGTGATTCCTATTTATCCTAAAGGTGGTGAGATTCTTGGGATCACTGCTTATTGCACTTTACAAGAAGCATTTAGTGGTGAGGCTAAAAAAGGTGGAATTGATATTTTAAATATCTTTCGCAAAAGTGAAGCGATTCTTGGAATAGCAAAAGAAGTGCTAAGTTTGGAAGCTAAACCAAAGTGCGTGTGGGTGCAGCTTGGTCTTTTTAGTCCCAAATCCAAAGAGATTTTAGAAAATCAAGGTATTTCATATTTTGAAAATTTATGCATTAAATTAGAACATCAAAGGTTGTTTGCATGA
- the ilvA gene encoding threonine ammonia-lyase, whose protein sequence is MIPLAKIMDASRRLKGIAEHTKLAFAPKLSQLSGAKIYVKQENLQNTGSFKLRGAFNKIASLTTEEREKGVVASSAGNHAQGVAYSAKHYGIKAVIVMPESTPLLKVMGVRELGAEAILYGNNYDEAYAYALEYAQKNNLHFIHPFADDEVIAGQGTIALEMIEDQNNLTTIVVPIGGGGLISGVAAAYKQMLPSVRVIGVVAQGAPGMYHSFYKKSIQTTKSVRTIADGIAVRDVNEKNFNYILECVDEIVVVDDEEIANAILYLLEKQKLVVEGAGASVVAALLHQKFKINPNELIGLVLSGGNIDVTMLGVIIEKGLVRSHRKMRFSVVLVDKPGSLQSLSNLLSKLGANIVKIDFDRTSTSLGYGDANVIVMLETKGKDHQEEIREELHKNGYEFIEM, encoded by the coding sequence ATGATTCCATTGGCAAAAATTATGGATGCAAGCCGCAGATTAAAAGGGATAGCGGAGCATACAAAGTTGGCTTTTGCCCCAAAACTTAGTCAATTAAGTGGTGCAAAAATTTATGTCAAGCAGGAAAATTTACAAAATACGGGCTCTTTTAAATTGCGAGGAGCATTTAATAAAATTGCTTCATTGACTACAGAGGAGCGAGAAAAGGGCGTGGTTGCTTCAAGTGCCGGGAATCACGCTCAAGGTGTTGCCTATAGCGCAAAGCATTATGGAATCAAGGCAGTTATTGTGATGCCCGAATCAACTCCTTTATTAAAGGTAATGGGGGTAAGAGAGCTTGGCGCAGAGGCAATTTTATATGGTAATAATTATGATGAAGCTTATGCATACGCCTTGGAATATGCGCAAAAAAATAATTTGCATTTCATCCACCCTTTTGCAGATGATGAGGTTATCGCAGGGCAGGGGACAATCGCTTTAGAAATGATAGAAGATCAAAATAATCTCACAACTATTGTTGTGCCTATTGGTGGTGGTGGATTGATTTCAGGGGTGGCAGCTGCTTATAAGCAAATGTTGCCTAGCGTTAGAGTGATAGGTGTTGTGGCTCAAGGTGCTCCTGGAATGTATCACTCATTTTACAAAAAGTCTATCCAAACCACGAAATCCGTGCGAACAATCGCTGATGGAATTGCGGTGCGCGATGTGAATGAAAAGAATTTTAATTATATCTTAGAATGCGTAGATGAGATTGTAGTGGTGGATGATGAAGAAATTGCTAATGCAATTTTGTATCTACTAGAAAAACAAAAATTAGTTGTGGAGGGTGCTGGGGCAAGTGTTGTAGCAGCGCTTTTGCATCAAAAATTTAAAATCAATCCAAATGAGTTAATTGGCTTAGTCTTAAGTGGTGGCAATATTGATGTTACTATGCTTGGTGTAATTATTGAAAAAGGTTTGGTGCGCTCTCATCGCAAAATGCGCTTTAGCGTGGTGTTGGTTGATAAACCCGGAAGTCTGCAATCTTTAAGTAATTTACTCTCAAAGCTTGGAGCAAATATTGTTAAAATTGATTTTGACAGGACTTCTACTTCTTTGGGTTATGGTGATGCAAATGTGATTGTAATGTTGGAGACAAAAGGCAAAGATCACCAAGAAGAAATTCGCGAAGAATTGCATAAAAATGGTTATGAATTTATAGAAATGTAG
- a CDS encoding prepilin-type N-terminal cleavage/methylation domain-containing protein, with the protein MFNKAFSLFEILLVLGILGILSGVGYLFYPKTAINLAQEQIINHLNYTRFLALNTSKDITQSLFCQSDFCQDERSRFEESYWRLQFSNLKNIEWAYSIFSDSARSSKTKNFDDRPMDSFEVARDPMSGKYLSVYTYNNTKFANTLREGDLSISKRYGVIKVQMYGGCGNQSGGRVIFDNRGFLRCKKTGEKVSFPTKEVVLELSDHFGNSLRVCIFENGLVKKC; encoded by the coding sequence ATGTTCAATAAAGCCTTTAGTTTATTTGAGATTTTACTAGTTTTAGGAATTTTGGGTATTTTAAGTGGGGTTGGTTATTTATTTTATCCAAAAACTGCGATAAACTTAGCTCAAGAGCAGATTATCAATCATTTAAATTACACGCGATTCTTGGCTTTGAATACCTCTAAAGATATTACACAAAGCTTATTTTGTCAAAGTGATTTTTGTCAAGATGAGAGAAGTAGATTTGAAGAGAGTTACTGGAGATTGCAATTTTCTAATCTAAAAAACATTGAGTGGGCGTATTCTATCTTTAGTGATAGTGCAAGGAGTTCAAAGACGAAAAATTTTGATGATAGACCTATGGATTCTTTTGAAGTGGCAAGGGATCCTATGAGTGGAAAATATTTAAGCGTTTATACTTATAATAATACGAAATTTGCTAATACGCTAAGAGAGGGTGATTTGTCAATCTCCAAAAGATATGGGGTGATCAAAGTACAAATGTATGGGGGCTGTGGGAATCAAAGTGGCGGTAGGGTGATTTTTGATAATAGGGGGTTTTTGAGGTGCAAAAAAACTGGAGAAAAGGTGAGTTTTCCAACTAAGGAGGTGGTTTTGGAATTAAGCGATCATTTTGGGAATTCACTTAGGGTTTGCATTTTTGAAAATGGACTTGTTAAAAAATGTTAA
- the rsmA gene encoding 16S rRNA (adenine(1518)-N(6)/adenine(1519)-N(6))-dimethyltransferase RsmA, producing the protein MVQSIPKEFRDLRFIEIGAGLGDLTNKLLSLGNITAYEVDKELIPYLKERFKVALENGQLELKIGDIIEIWSGESLEDKPYFLISNLPYYIATLLVVKAIKDPLCKGCVVMTQKEVALKFCAIQNQSDFSALSVLAQSVGEAKMLFEVPPSAFVPQPKVTSAVFLIEKNQIPSSDFFVKLEELLKIAFSAPRKTLFNNLSKVYSKEKIMETLETLGIVSSKRPHEIDTTDYHRLLKLL; encoded by the coding sequence ATTGTCCAATCCATTCCCAAGGAATTTAGAGATTTAAGATTCATTGAAATTGGGGCTGGCTTAGGTGATCTAACAAATAAGCTATTAAGCTTAGGAAATATCACTGCTTATGAGGTTGATAAGGAATTAATCCCTTATTTGAAAGAGCGTTTTAAAGTAGCCCTTGAAAATGGACAATTAGAGCTCAAAATTGGCGATATAATAGAAATTTGGAGTGGAGAGAGTTTAGAGGATAAGCCTTACTTTCTTATTTCTAATTTGCCTTATTATATTGCCACTTTATTGGTAGTTAAAGCAATTAAAGATCCATTGTGTAAGGGTTGTGTCGTGATGACACAAAAGGAAGTTGCCTTAAAATTTTGTGCGATTCAAAATCAAAGTGATTTTAGTGCTCTTAGTGTTTTAGCCCAAAGCGTAGGGGAAGCAAAGATGCTTTTTGAAGTTCCTCCAAGTGCTTTTGTGCCTCAACCCAAGGTAACTTCAGCCGTATTTTTGATAGAAAAAAATCAGATTCCATCAAGTGATTTTTTTGTAAAGCTAGAAGAATTGCTAAAGATTGCCTTTAGTGCTCCAAGAAAAACGCTTTTTAACAATCTCTCCAAGGTTTATTCTAAAGAAAAAATTATGGAAACTTTGGAGACATTAGGGATTGTTTCTAGTAAAAGACCTCACGAGATTGATACGACCGATTATCACCGACTTTTGAAATTACTATAA